One window of the candidate division KSB1 bacterium genome contains the following:
- the prxU gene encoding thioredoxin-dependent peroxiredoxin (Most members of this family contain a selenocysteine.) translates to MEEEVAVGCARPTGGPVGEAESEGKAAQQPQEEEVGAMISVGKKAPDFVAPAYHRGKFINVKLSDYLGKWVVLCFYPGDFTFVUATELSAVAEKYPEFQQLGVEVLAMSVDSVFVHKMWDENELSKMVKGGIPFPMLSDAGGKVGRVYGVYNEEAGVENRGRFIIDPDGVVQAYEVLTPPVGRNVLETIRQIQAFQHVRESKGTEATPSGWRPGKMTLKPGPDLVGRVWEVWKTDMAFD, encoded by the coding sequence ATGGAAGAGGAGGTCGCCGTTGGATGCGCACGGCCTACCGGCGGACCTGTCGGTGAGGCCGAATCCGAGGGGAAAGCAGCCCAGCAACCTCAAGAGGAGGAGGTAGGAGCCATGATCAGCGTCGGCAAGAAGGCACCCGACTTCGTAGCGCCCGCTTACCACAGGGGCAAGTTCATCAACGTCAAGCTCTCCGACTACCTGGGGAAATGGGTCGTCCTCTGCTTTTACCCAGGAGACTTCACCTTCGTCTGAGCGACAGAACTTTCGGCGGTCGCCGAAAAATACCCGGAATTCCAGCAGCTCGGGGTCGAAGTGCTGGCCATGAGCGTGGACAGCGTCTTCGTACACAAGATGTGGGATGAAAACGAGCTGTCGAAGATGGTCAAGGGGGGCATTCCGTTCCCGATGCTCTCCGATGCAGGGGGTAAGGTAGGCCGGGTCTACGGCGTTTACAACGAGGAGGCAGGGGTCGAAAACCGGGGCCGCTTTATTATTGACCCGGACGGCGTAGTCCAGGCCTACGAAGTCCTCACTCCCCCTGTAGGCCGGAACGTGCTGGAGACCATCCGACAGATTCAGGCGTTCCAGCACGTGCGCGAAAGTAAGGGCACCGAGGCCACTCCCTCCGGGTGGAGGCCCGGCAAGATGACCCTCAAACCAGGGCCAGACCTTGTAGGGCGCGTGTGGGAGGTCTGGAAAACCGACATGGCCTTTGACTAA
- a CDS encoding bis-aminopropyl spermidine synthase family protein, whose product MQILETIAKNTGLPVTGHAFDRVLAAIAATADPWEIVDLADQPFNLTVEAVKVLADEGLARFEGGQVYLTEAGRRLLQERGVVPTKLHRCPFCGGSGVDLREFSSAYETFLRIAEDRPKPTDEFDQGVLTPLSAMRRVALMKQRGDLVGKRVAILGDDDLMTLAIGLAGEPEEIVTFEIDDRYVRFIRHHAERLGIPARVFTFDLRQKLPEDLFARFDTFLTDPPENYAGLFLFLERGFGLLKPGDGRAGYFGMTLTESSLSKWARLQQWLVSEHRIVLTDLVFEHSEYENWDFLLESIRSDVEPYTHFPKIHWYRSSFYRVETLDGFEPRNPTFEGADIYSDEERLVYSKEIGSRTSGQDERR is encoded by the coding sequence TTGCAAATCCTCGAGACGATTGCCAAGAATACTGGCCTGCCGGTCACAGGCCATGCCTTCGACCGCGTACTGGCCGCCATAGCGGCCACGGCCGACCCGTGGGAGATCGTCGACCTGGCCGATCAGCCCTTCAATCTCACGGTCGAGGCCGTCAAGGTACTGGCGGACGAAGGCCTGGCGAGATTTGAAGGGGGCCAGGTATACCTGACGGAAGCGGGTCGACGCCTCCTTCAAGAGAGGGGGGTCGTACCCACCAAACTGCACCGATGTCCTTTCTGCGGTGGGTCGGGGGTCGACCTGCGGGAATTCTCCTCAGCCTACGAAACCTTCCTCCGCATAGCCGAGGATCGTCCGAAGCCCACGGACGAGTTTGATCAGGGCGTGCTCACACCCCTTTCCGCCATGCGTCGCGTAGCCCTGATGAAGCAACGAGGCGATCTGGTGGGCAAGCGGGTAGCCATCCTCGGCGACGACGATCTGATGACCCTGGCAATAGGGCTGGCGGGAGAACCGGAAGAGATCGTCACCTTCGAAATCGACGATCGCTACGTTCGGTTCATTCGTCATCACGCCGAGCGCCTGGGGATTCCGGCACGCGTGTTCACCTTCGACCTCCGGCAGAAGCTTCCCGAGGATCTCTTTGCACGATTCGACACGTTTCTCACCGATCCTCCGGAAAACTACGCCGGCTTGTTCCTCTTCCTTGAGCGGGGCTTTGGCCTTTTGAAACCCGGCGATGGCCGAGCCGGCTACTTCGGGATGACCCTCACGGAGTCTTCGCTGAGCAAATGGGCAAGGCTCCAGCAATGGCTGGTCAGCGAGCACAGGATTGTCCTCACGGACCTAGTCTTTGAGCACAGCGAGTATGAGAACTGGGATTTCCTCCTGGAGAGCATCCGGTCCGACGTGGAGCCGTACACGCATTTCCCGAAGATCCACTGGTACCGGAGCTCATTCTATCGCGTAGAGACGCTTGACGGCTTCGAACCGCGCAACCCTACTTTCGAAGGAGCAGACATCTACAGTGATGAGGAGCGACTGGTCTATTCGAAAGAGATTGGGAGCCGAACCTCAGGCCAAGACGAAAGGAGGTGA
- the speD gene encoding adenosylmethionine decarboxylase: MGHLGRHLILEYWDAVNLNNPELVERALTEAALAGGATLLSVRTHQFAPQGVSGVAIIAESHISIHTWPEYNYAAIDIFTCGNRVDPHKMNEVLARYFRPKRQNITEMLRGLRMEHVEEQKEKVPASLGHL; encoded by the coding sequence ATGGGGCATCTCGGTCGGCACCTCATTCTGGAGTACTGGGACGCGGTGAACCTGAACAACCCCGAGCTTGTGGAAAGGGCCCTCACCGAGGCAGCCCTGGCCGGGGGTGCGACGCTGCTAAGCGTGCGGACCCACCAGTTTGCCCCTCAGGGTGTTTCGGGGGTGGCCATCATCGCCGAGTCGCACATCTCGATTCACACGTGGCCGGAATACAACTATGCGGCCATCGACATCTTCACCTGCGGTAACCGGGTGGATCCGCACAAGATGAACGAAGTCCTCGCCCGCTACTTCCGGCCCAAGCGTCAGAACATCACGGAGATGCTCCGTGGCCTCCGCATGGAGCACGTGGAGGAACAGAAAGAAAAGGTCCCGGCGTCGCTGGGCCACCTCTGA